In Hymenobacter volaticus, the genomic window CACTGGGTTCTTGCCTCGTACTGTCTGGCCCGTCAGCAGCAGGTTGATAGCGTAAGATACTGCCTCGATGTGGCTGTATTCCTCGGCCGCAATGCTGCAGGTTAGGTCATAGAACGGCCGCAACCGATTACGCCCCGGAAGTTGAACGACTGGAACGTGTAGTTCATCAGCGTTGACATCTCCCCATATTTGCCTCCGAGCAGTTCCTGAATGGCCGCCGCGTCATTGGGCGAAGGGTTTTTGGGTTTTGGCAGCTCAACGGCCAGCCGGTCATAACGCAAGATCATAGCTCAGAATTTAGAGGTGAAAGGTCGTGTCGCCGAGTCGGCATTCTACAGACAAGGTTATCAGGGTCTACGGAGCAGTTTTGTTGCCGTTATGTTGAGCTTACAGGCTTAGTAGCTCATGGACTGCGAGTTTTGTTGGCCGGCTGTCGAACTTCGAACAGGCTATTCATGGATAAACAACAAGTCAAACCAGTACTATTTAGCTTGTTGAACCTTTGTTATCCCGATAATAGACTTTTGTGGCCCTTCGCATACCGAGCAGCTTTATTGGTGCCACAAGCATAGGGAAGGGAGGAATTTTATACAGTGTCAGGTGAAAAACACTCGGCTATTCAGTCTACAACTGTAGCTCTGGTATTGAAAGCAATGGTTTGTGCATGTATCATTCAATAATCAGACGCTTCGTGACCACAGCCTTGCCCGTCTGGACCTGCAGCGAATAGACTCCAGCGCGCAGACCCACTATATCAATCAGGCCTTGAGTGCTGGTAGCAGAAAGCAGCAACTTGGTTTGCCGGACTTGCTGCCCGAGCGCGTTATAAAGTAGTACCTGGATTGTCCGGGCGGCGGATGATGCGGGCAGCGCGAGGGTAACGGTGTTCCGGGCCGGATTCGGATACAAGCCCACCTGAGTTGCTGCGAG contains:
- a CDS encoding manganese catalase family protein; translated protein: MILRYDRLAVELPKPKNPSPNDAAAIQELLGGKYGEMSTLMNYTFQSFNFRGVIGCGRSMT